In the genome of Dermacentor silvarum isolate Dsil-2018 chromosome 1, BIME_Dsil_1.4, whole genome shotgun sequence, one region contains:
- the LOC119437505 gene encoding sulfotransferase ssu-1, whose translation METRRPTYKRHEATGWVFPRDGFEWSEFEGACSYQPRSDDIILMTYPKSGTTWVQYMLYLLVHDMKPLPPGSRLDSFAPFLEKGGLNLISTLEKSPRPIKTHLSFDVMPWHAEPRYVCVLRNPKDVCVSLYHHVRGFEKYYHFTDGSFDDFFEAFLEGEVDSADYHDHLLSLWRHRGKENVLLLTYEDLMERTLQQVGRLVEHVRPCFPADWKSPDLGSLVAAASFDAMKAQRPEQWASTRPENMPGFIRRGRVGDWRNYLTQDQNERLESKFARKMTGSGAEILWPKEMKGRESV comes from the coding sequence ATGGAGACTCGCCGACCGACCTACAAGCGTCACGAAGCTACGGGCTGGGTCTTTCCCCGGGACGGCTTCGAGTGGTCAGAGTTCGAAGGCGCCTGCAGCTACCAACCACGCTCCGACGACATAATCCTGATGACCTACCCGAAGTCGGGCACCACTTGGGTCCAGTACATGCTGTACCTGCTCGTCCACGACATGAAACCCCTGCCTCCCGGAAGCCGACTGGACAGCTTCGCTCCCTTCCTCGAGAAGGGGGGCCTCAACCTCATCAGCACCCTTGAAAAGTCGCCTAGGCCCATCAAGACGCATCTGTCCTTCGACGTGATGCCGTGGCATGCCGAGCCCCGCTACGTCTGTGTGCTGCGGAATCCAAAGGACGTTTGCGTATCTCTGTACCACCACGTACGGGGCTTCGAGAAATACTATCACTTCACGGATGGTAGCTTCGACGATTTCTTCGAAGCTTTCCTGGAAGGAGAAGTGGACTCCGCCGACTACCACGACCACCTGCTGTCACTTTGGCGCCATCGGGGCAAGGAGAACGTGCTTTTACTGACTTACGAAGACCTAATGGAACGAACTCTGCAACAGGTCGGTAGGCTCGTCGAACACGTCAGGCCGTGCTTCCCTGCCGACTGGAAATCTCCCGACTTGGGGTCTCTGGTGGCCGCTGCGAGCTTCGACGCAATGAAGGCGCAACGTCCCGAACAGTGGGCCAGCACCAGACCAGAAAACATGCCGGGTTTCATCCGCCGCGGTCGCGTGGGAGACTGGCGCAACTACCTCACGCAGGATCAAAACGAAAGGCTGGAGAGCAAGTTCGCACGCAAAATGACTGGTTCGGGCGCCGAGATCCTCTGGCCCAAGGAGATGAAGGGACGTGAAAGCGTGTGA